From Rhodanobacteraceae bacterium, the proteins below share one genomic window:
- a CDS encoding Methionine repressor MetJ yields MPTAKYIKPYIEHGSKSEKVRKITVSIPLHVLRLLSDERTRRQVSNLRHATNSDLLCEAFLHAFTGQPLPTDEELRRTMATKKAAKKPAKKAARKSAKAKTATARKTARKTVRKAAKKTARKPARKRAAKKTARKRTAKKAVMAKTARASKTKRAKKAKK; encoded by the coding sequence ATGCCGACTGCCAAGTACATCAAACCGTACATCGAGCACGGTTCCAAATCCGAGAAGGTCCGGAAGATCACCGTCTCGATTCCGCTGCATGTACTCCGGCTGCTTTCCGACGAGCGCACACGCCGTCAAGTGTCCAACCTGCGGCACGCCACGAACAGCGATCTTTTGTGCGAGGCGTTTCTGCATGCGTTCACTGGGCAACCACTGCCAACTGATGAGGAGCTGAGACGAACCATGGCTACCAAGAAAGCTGCGAAGAAACCCGCCAAGAAGGCGGCCCGCAAGTCCGCCAAGGCGAAGACCGCCACGGCACGCAAGACCGCACGCAAGACGGTGCGGAAGGCCGCGAAGAAGACGGCCCGGAAGCCGGCACGCAAACGCGCTGCCAAGAAGACCGCGCGCAAGCGCACCGCGAAGAAGGCCGTGATGGCCAAGACCGCGCGCGCCAGCAAGACCAAGCGCGCGAAGAAGGCGAAGAAGTAA
- a CDS encoding Glycine cleavage system H protein has product MSEIPGDLKFQKSHEWVRIEEDGRARVGISDHAQGLLGDLVYVELPKVGDKVEAGAGCAVVESVKAASDVYAPVSGEVVEVNEGLADKPETINEDAFGDGWLFVIKLSDPDEVDALLGPDDYQELIESDED; this is encoded by the coding sequence ATGAGCGAGATTCCCGGTGACCTCAAGTTCCAGAAGTCGCACGAATGGGTGCGGATCGAGGAAGACGGGCGCGCACGTGTCGGCATTTCCGACCACGCCCAGGGCTTGCTGGGCGACCTGGTCTACGTCGAACTGCCCAAGGTCGGCGACAAGGTCGAGGCGGGCGCCGGTTGCGCGGTGGTGGAGTCGGTGAAGGCGGCGTCGGATGTGTATGCGCCGGTCAGCGGCGAAGTGGTCGAGGTCAACGAAGGCCTCGCCGACAAGCCCGAAACCATCAACGAAGATGCATTCGGTGACGGCTGGTTGTTCGTCATCAAGCTGTCCGACCCGGACGAAGTGGATGCACTGCTCGGTCCCGACGACTACCAGGAGTTGATCGAGAGCGACGAAGATTGA
- a CDS encoding Aminomethyltransferase (glycine cleavage system T protein), whose translation MTKQTILNATHRAAGAKMVDFGGWDMPLNYGSQIEEHHAVRRDAGMFDVSHMTVVDLHGARTREFLKHLLANDIGKLKKPGKALYSCMLNERGGVIDDLITYFLAEDFFRMVVNAATRDKDLAWIEKQAAAFGVKVSERPELAMIAVQGPNARAKVLALLDAGDRGRVEKLGRFAAAEARGPGGMPLFVARTGYTGEDGFEIIVPEQHATALWNALAVAGVRPAGLGARDTLRLEAGMNLYGQDMDEDVTPWEAGLAWTVSLDEGRDFIGRAALEQQKASGVPRELIGVVMDEKGVLRHGQRVITDKGNGEILSGIFSPTLGKAIAFARVPAGARANLRVDIRGRELPLRAVKYPFVRDGKPCEGI comes from the coding sequence ATGACCAAGCAGACCATCCTCAACGCCACCCACCGCGCCGCCGGCGCGAAGATGGTGGATTTCGGCGGCTGGGACATGCCGCTCAATTACGGCTCGCAGATCGAAGAGCACCACGCGGTGCGCCGCGACGCCGGCATGTTCGATGTCTCGCACATGACGGTGGTGGACCTGCATGGCGCGCGCACCCGCGAATTCCTCAAGCACCTGCTGGCGAACGACATCGGCAAGCTGAAGAAGCCCGGCAAGGCGTTGTATTCGTGCATGCTCAATGAGCGTGGCGGCGTGATCGATGACCTGATCACGTACTTCCTGGCCGAAGATTTTTTCCGGATGGTGGTGAATGCCGCGACCCGCGACAAGGATCTCGCATGGATCGAAAAGCAGGCGGCCGCATTCGGCGTGAAGGTCAGCGAACGGCCCGAACTCGCGATGATCGCGGTGCAGGGTCCGAATGCGCGCGCGAAGGTGCTGGCGCTGCTCGATGCCGGCGATCGCGGACGCGTCGAAAAGCTGGGCCGCTTCGCCGCCGCCGAAGCGCGCGGTCCGGGCGGCATGCCGCTGTTCGTGGCGCGCACCGGCTACACCGGCGAAGACGGTTTCGAGATCATCGTTCCGGAGCAACACGCGACGGCACTGTGGAACGCGCTGGCCGTGGCCGGCGTGCGTCCGGCCGGCTTGGGCGCACGCGACACGCTGCGGCTCGAAGCCGGCATGAATCTCTACGGCCAGGACATGGACGAGGACGTCACGCCATGGGAAGCGGGGCTCGCGTGGACGGTATCGCTGGACGAGGGGCGCGACTTCATCGGCCGCGCCGCGCTGGAACAGCAGAAGGCGTCCGGTGTGCCGCGCGAGCTGATCGGCGTGGTGATGGACGAGAAGGGCGTGCTGCGCCACGGCCAGCGCGTGATTACGGACAAGGGCAACGGCGAAATCCTGTCCGGCATCTTTTCGCCGACGCTCGGCAAGGCGATTGCCTTCGCGCGGGTGCCGGCGGGCGCACGCGCGAACCTGCGCGTGGACATCCGCGGCCGCGAGTTGCCGCTGCGCGCCGTGAAATATCCCTTCGTGCGCGACGGCAAGCCGTGCGAGGGAATCTGA